In Miscanthus floridulus cultivar M001 chromosome 5, ASM1932011v1, whole genome shotgun sequence, one genomic interval encodes:
- the LOC136454450 gene encoding translocon-associated protein subunit alpha-like, with protein sequence MGGDIDTRKSTSGVMFFYGSCPVTWQSQKQKVVALSSCEAEYIVGTVAACQDVRFHFIRECVGDGKLDIEHVCTEEQIADILTKPLARDWFCELREKLGIVKISKTVIFQLFKVDIVANAKSYCLCKYALSFARAESEEDAAAAEVVEGADLGIVGDDTQVSSDGPLSPALGVETVVVFPKNAGKIVPAGEETELLVGHLYSPYCLSSFILLTVQNFFNASVPVSVQATFPYKFVVSKFLQPGAYDLVGYIVYEIDQHPYQNVFYNGTVEVVEAGGLLSVESVFLITLGIALLGLFGLWAYGQVQQLSKVILYSKFLSVICTFLQEI encoded by the exons ATGGGCGGCGACATTGATACAAGGAAGAGCACTAGTGGCGTCATGTTCTTCTACGGCTCCTGCCCAGTGACTTGGCAGTCACAGAAGCAGAAGGTCGTCGCCTTATCCTCTTGCGAAGCTGAGTATATTGTAGGGACGGTGGCGGCCTGCCAAG ATGTGAGGTTTCATTTCATTCGGGAGTGTGTTGGAGATGGGAAACTGGACATTGAACACGTCTGCACTGAGGAGCAGATTGCTGACATTCTGACGAAGCCGCTGGCACGAGACTGGTTCTGTGAACTCCGTGAGAAGCTTGGCATCGTCAAGATCAGCAAG ACTGTAATTTttcagttg TTCAAAGTGGATATTGTTGCTAATGCTAAAAGTTACTGTCTCTGCAAGTATGCTTTATCCT TTGCTAGAGCTGAATCGGAGGAAGATGCTGCTGCAGCTGAGGTTGTTGAAGGGGCTGATCTAGGTATTGTGGGTGATGATACACAGGTTTCCAGTGATGGACCTTTAAGCCCTGCTCTTGGTGTAGAGACAGTAGTTGTCTTCCCCAAAAATGCTGGCAAAA TTGTACCAGCAGGTGAAGAAACTGAATTACTAGTTGGTCATCTTTATTCTCCTTATTGTTTGTCATCTTTTATTCTCCTTACTGTTCAG AATTTCTTCAATGCATCAGTTCCTGTTTCTGTGCAAGCAACCTTCCCCTATAAATTCGTTGTGAGCAAGTTCTTGCAG CCTGGAGCCTATGATCTTGTTGGTTACATAGTGTATGAGATCGACCAGCACCCGTACCAGAATGTATTCTACAATGGCACTGTTGAGGTCGTTGAGGCTGGAGGCTTACTCAGTGTTGAGTCTGTGTTCCTCATCACCCTTGGAATTGCACTTCTTGGTCTCTTTGGATTGTGGGCATATGGCCAGGTTCAGCAGCTCTCGAAGGTAATCCTGTATTCTAAATTTCTTAGTGTAATCTGTACCTTTCTTCAGGAAATATAA
- the LOC136454449 gene encoding uncharacterized mitochondrial protein AtMg00810-like, giving the protein MSSRFKMSDLGLLCFYLGIEVQQGHDGIKLLQSAYARKILERAGMGSCNPCHTPMEHRLKLSKASTTAPVDATKYRGLVGCLRYLVHTRPNISFAIGYVSRFMEQPIVEHLNAVKRILRYIAGTLDYGCHYKHGG; this is encoded by the coding sequence ATGTCCTCTAGGTTCAAAATGAGCGACCTTGGCTTACTCTGTTTTTACCTGGGAATTGAGGTGCAGCAGGGGCATGATGGGATCAAGCTGCTGCAATCAGCATATGCGCGCAAGATCCTGGAGCGCGCCGGCATGGGAAGCTGCAACCCGTGCCACACTCCGATGGAGCATCGCCTCAAGCTGTCAAAGGCGAGTACTACGGCGCCGGTGGACGCAACTAAGTATAGGGGCCTGGTCGGCTGCCTTCGCTACTTGGTGCACACAAGGCCGAACATCTCCTTCGCCATcggctacgtcagccgcttcatggagcaGCCCATCGTCGAGCACCTCAACGCAGTGAAGCGGATCCTACGGTACATCGCAGGGACACTCGACTACGGCTGCCACTACAAGCACGGTGGCTAG